The stretch of DNA TTTCTGCGAAATTTGAACAGTTTCACCTATTGTCCAGTTTCTGCGAAATTTGAGTTTATTTCCTAGTCATTACTATGCCTGCACTAATAACTTGGGCTTGTTTGGAGATCTTGATAAATGCAGTGCAATGCTGACGAGTTCAGTTAAATCTGGCTTGCTTCCCACAGTTAATACTGCCCACTACTACAAGCAAAACTGTTTTTACATCTCACTGATCGTGCGTGGTAATATATACGAGTACAATAATTCACCCAGCTTCCTCTTGTCTGCTGCTGGAGTTACAGGCCAGCGTGTGGTGTCTCCAACGCAACTTGCTGTAAGCCTGTAAGGCTGTAACCTTGATGGTATGGTACGCGAGCAGCAGCAGATCGAGCAGAAATATTCGCCGCGGGCAGGTGACCAAGCAGGGGTATCTCCTGCGCGATTTGCGAAGCCCTCGTGCCGGAGCCTGATGCGAATGTGGCCGGCAAGGGCCACGCGAGGCCCTGGTGTCCCTGCAACGCCGCGATACGTCGCCACATGACCTTCCTAGCAGCAGAGTAGCTGCTAGCTAGTGACTGATGCACGCGAGGAGGAGCCGTCGGACCTCGACTAAACTATAGCGATCTAATCGGAGCTGGAGGAAGCTTAGCAGCAGCAACGACTGAGCAGCAGCTCGCATGGCATGATCGGCACATGAGAGGTTGGTTGATGAGGACGACAAGAGGAATCGTAGCCATGGAGATAGGCAGTAGTATAATATATATACAAAAGAAGCGCTAGTTTTCACTGCCATGTCTGATGGTGAAGCGGCATGCAGGCGTGGGTTGCCAGTGATGCCACGATGCTCCTGCAAGTGGCTGCGGCCTGCATTATGCAGCTAATGTTTTTGCTGGGAGCCTTATCTCTGCGATCTGCATCTGCTTAAACCTAGCAAGCTATATAAGGGCCATCGGAAGCAGCAAAGCCAACCGCGCCCCAATTACAAGAGAAGCAGAGCACGCAAACACAGCTGCTGTGTTCTCTAGTTCCTGTAGAGTCCTCCATTGTTGGtcagagaagggaggaaggaggGAAGGAGGGAAGGAAGGAAGCTGAGAAGGAAGACGAAGGTTGGGATGCGGCGACAGAGAGgagggcaggcggcggcggctggagggTTCAGCAGATCCCTCAAGGAGCAGAGGTCCAAGGTGTACATCGCCATGCGATGCGTCGTGATGCTTCTCAGGTGGCATGACTGACGATGATCCATCGGCCGGCGGTCGCCATTCAGTTCCATGACTGACCAAGATTTTGAGAGTTTactttgttttctttttcttgggAGGGAGGAGTGTTCTCTCAACTGttttttttaatttcttttTGTTCCGATTACCAGAATGGTTGCGGACAAGGTAGTCGCGATATGCATGTGTATAGACAGAGGTGGATACTAATTCAGATACATACAACATTAACTGTGGTACATCCTGGTTGGAAGAAGATTGTTTTGATGTTACTTTCTCCAGTAAGCCCAACATTTTCTCCCTCAGCTTGGTTGAGCAGTAAACAACCAAGCGATGAACAGCATCCCCCTCTTTCATTCTGTACAGACTCGCTAGTAGCGACTACTGACATCGTGTACACTGCACAGAAGCTTGTAGCATGTACTATGATTTTTCGGGCACAGACGACAGGCCGTCGGACCCGTCGTACTTGCTCTGCGCAGGCGTCGTCCTCCTGGAATGCCGCTTGGTCGGCACGATCACCTCCTCCTCCATCCAGCCATCCTCGTCCACCGCCGAGTACCTGTCGTCGTCGTGGTCGCCGCCCTTGAACACCGGGTGCAGGTACGAGTTGGCCAGGTACGTCCTCAGGTCGAAGTTGGGCTCCCGGGCGCGTTCCAGGGTGTCCTTCCGCATCGCCTCCTGCGTTCCATTCGGTTCGAGTTCATTCAGTCACGAGTATTACTCAATTCATCAGTAACGAAGCACACCTGATCCAGCATATGATGTTACGGGGAGAGGAATACCTGCAGCGGGTTCCTCACGAACGCCGGCTCGTAGCGGTGCTTGCAGTACTTGTAGAACCAAAAGGTCAGCACAGGAAGAACAATGAGCGCAGGCGTCGACTCCTCGAAATCTTTTGTGCTCAGCAGTCCCAGGAGCAGCAGTTGTGATACGATCAACGCCGTGATTATACGCCCATGAACACTTGGCCAGAACTGCGCCCCGCTCTCATATTGCTGATTGTACACATTTATTATCTGATAACACATTGCAACAAGAGAAGCAGACAAGGAAACAAACAAAATCATTTAAATATCTCTCGGTGGGTTTGGCAATCAATTGTAAACTCTTTAAGAGAGAGTCTCGTACCTGGTGGCGGTAGACAACATAAGCCAAACCAAAGAATACCAATATAAAAGGAAGGATGAATGGTGTCACCGCAGCGTAAACAAGGCCAAGCAAGAAGTATAGCTGTATTCTAGGTTCACAAGAGTCAAAGCAGATACTGCCAGGATCCATTGCCTCTTCTCTGTCCTTTTCAGTTTTGACCAAGAAGAAGTTCTTGAGATGGTAGAATATAAGTGGCTTCAATCTCAATATTTCACCAGctacaccagtccaaccatcaACCATTACATACGTTATGAAAAAGGTTGCTTTCATTGGAATGGATACACCAACGATCCTTGGTATACTGCAGAACAAGCAATATTGTCACACTCCAGAAACCATGACCACCATTTACTTTCAGTAAGAGAATGCAAGGACGTTGGAACAAGGTAATGAAAACAAACATAAGCTGACACTTCAACATTAACATGTCAAGGAGTTGGGCCTTGATGCCAAATTTACTGAGTACACCCCTCCATCTGTAAGGTGTTTTCTATAAACTAGCTTGGTCAAAGTTGGACCAAACTAAAACACCTTATATTTTGGAATGGAGGCAGCACGCCAGCACCAAACAATCAGCTTCCCTCCTATATCAAGTTTTATTATCACATTGACCGATGAACGGCCTaaccttttttcttttcttttacttatttcttcttcttttctttctttatttctttcttttttggcTAGAATCGACAGTGTTGCTATTAGCCTAGACTCAATTCTTCATTCCTTTAGAAGGCGCCGCTGCTACTCTAATATTTTTTCCCAACATCAATTAGTGGAGTAGAATTATATTAATCAAAATAATATAGACCATATTCCTAGCAGACAACCAAATCTACCTCTATAAACAAAGGGACAACTCAATTGTGTACAGGAGTTTGTAGCCGTATGATGCAGCTATGTCTAAACAGTTTGAGTACATAAGTAGATGTGGAGGCACAGGATGGCAGAACACCAGAACATACTCATTTGCTGACTTATGAAGGTAGGTTTTAAGCTGCTCCAAAGCAGATCCTGTAATTACGCTCCCCAAAAAGACATTGAAGAACAAGAATATATAGTACTTAGATGCAGATCGCCGCTCCAGAGAAGACTGCGATATCAGTCCTTCAAACTTAGACATAAACATCAGTATAGTGGGAAGCACTATAAGGAAGATCTTCAAAGCAATTCCAGGAAGAAACCCTTGGATGAATGATTTAATCATTGGTCTGCATAATAGATCACAAGAAGAAATCAGGGAATGTTATCCAAAGAGCATGCAAAGTATTACCATCTAAAATATCAAACTACAGCTATGCTGAAAAGTTAAGGAACTGACACAAGTTTATTGAATAATCAACCTGTGGAACTTACAATTCAACCAAGGGCTTTAGAAATGGAAGGGCCTTCTCTATTCCTTCAAGGTTTGCAAGAGACTGTACGAATGCTATTGGAATAACATAAAAGAAGTTAAGGAAGAAGAATGCCACAGCAATTATCAACCTCCTGACTGTGAGGGAAACAAATGGGATGGACAGATTATTCCAGTAAACATCACGAGGTTCTGGAGCCCATTCAGTCAACCAGACTGTTGG from Panicum hallii strain FIL2 chromosome 3, PHallii_v3.1, whole genome shotgun sequence encodes:
- the LOC112886012 gene encoding CSC1-like protein At3g21620, with amino-acid sequence MATINDIGVSAAFNVLTAIAFLLAFAFLRLQPINDRVYFPKWYLRGMRDNPITSGAAVQKFVNLDARSYLKFLNWMPAALKMPQDELINHAGLDSVVYLRIYLTGLKIFVPITVLAFIVLVPVNWTNDTLESMTVVHSDIDKLSISNIPTGSKRFIAHLAMAYAITFWTCYVLRREYQIIADMRLRFLASEKRRPDQFTVLVRNIPQDPDESISELVEHFFLVNHPDHYLRHQVVYNANKLADLVEKKKKMQNWLDYYRLKYERNPSKRPTTKTGFLGCFGSNVDAIDYYKSEIEKIGKEETEERKKVMKDPNSVVPAAFVSFRSRWGAAVCAQTQQTSNPTVWLTEWAPEPRDVYWNNLSIPFVSLTVRRLIIAVAFFFLNFFYVIPIAFVQSLANLEGIEKALPFLKPLVELPMIKSFIQGFLPGIALKIFLIVLPTILMFMSKFEGLISQSSLERRSASKYYIFLFFNVFLGSVITGSALEQLKTYLHKSANDIPRIVGVSIPMKATFFITYVMVDGWTGVAGEILRLKPLIFYHLKNFFLVKTEKDREEAMDPGSICFDSCEPRIQLYFLLGLVYAAVTPFILPFILVFFGLAYVVYRHQIINVYNQQYESGAQFWPSVHGRIITALIVSQLLLLGLLSTKDFEESTPALIVLPVLTFWFYKYCKHRYEPAFVRNPLQEAMRKDTLERAREPNFDLRTYLANSYLHPVFKGGDHDDDRYSAVDEDGWMEEEVIVPTKRHSRRTTPAQSKYDGSDGLSSVPEKS